A region of Planococcus sp. MSAK28401 DNA encodes the following proteins:
- a CDS encoding VOC family protein yields the protein MAIQANQIFVNLPVKDLERSMKFFGEMGFDFDERMTDNNATCMIIGQNMYAMLLVEDFFKSFTHKDIADTSNSAEAIIALSASSREAVDEWVEKAMAAGGSSANEPMDNKFMYSWSFHDPDGHLWEVMYMEDEAFE from the coding sequence ATGGCCATTCAAGCGAACCAGATTTTCGTTAATTTGCCGGTTAAGGATTTGGAAAGATCGATGAAGTTTTTTGGCGAAATGGGCTTTGATTTCGATGAGCGGATGACGGATAATAACGCCACTTGCATGATCATCGGCCAAAATATGTACGCCATGCTGCTGGTAGAAGACTTCTTCAAAAGCTTCACCCATAAAGACATTGCCGATACCTCCAACAGCGCAGAGGCGATCATTGCTCTATCGGCGTCTAGCCGGGAGGCCGTTGATGAATGGGTGGAAAAAGCGATGGCAGCCGGTGGCAGTTCCGCGAACGAGCCGATGGACAATAAGTTTATGTATTCCTGGAGTTTTCACGACCCGGACGGACATTTATGGGAAGTCATGTATATGGAAGACGAGGCCTTTGAATAA
- a CDS encoding D-serine ammonia-lyase — protein MGLTKHEIHKWTDEHPLMGDLLDLKPVVWLNPKRREMDQVQGLPVTMHDLQEAERLWLRFAPYLMKVFPETVETGGIIESELREVSHMRRQLEVYYGEQLPGKLFVKCDNELPVAGSVKARGGFFEVLRYAENLALEEGLITREDSYEWFATDEAKKFFGLHSIGVGSTGNLGLSIGIISAELGFKVSVYMSADAKGWKKELLRKKGVRVVEFSGDFSEAVTAGREETLHLPNGYFVDDEKSRELFLGYSVAALRLKQQLEQKKVPVDKEHPLFVYLPCGVGGAPGGIAFGLRHLFGDHVHPVFIEPTHSPAVLLGLMTGLKSGICVQDIGIDNRTEADGLAVGRASSFASASSEQLISGIATFEDEELFPLLAMLKDSEEIKIEPSAAAGFAGPFMMAATNYAEEHDIDVEKATHIVWLTGGALVPEEEMAGFYARGVKKLKR, from the coding sequence ATGGGACTTACCAAACATGAAATCCACAAATGGACGGATGAACATCCGCTGATGGGGGATTTACTCGACTTGAAGCCGGTCGTCTGGCTGAACCCAAAGCGCAGGGAAATGGATCAGGTACAGGGCTTGCCAGTGACAATGCATGATTTGCAGGAGGCAGAACGCTTATGGCTGCGCTTCGCCCCGTATTTGATGAAAGTGTTCCCCGAGACGGTTGAAACGGGAGGAATCATCGAATCGGAATTGCGGGAAGTTAGCCACATGCGACGTCAACTGGAAGTGTATTACGGCGAGCAGCTGCCAGGGAAGTTATTCGTTAAATGCGACAATGAACTGCCTGTTGCAGGATCGGTGAAGGCGCGCGGCGGATTTTTTGAAGTGCTGCGCTATGCAGAGAACCTGGCGCTGGAAGAAGGGCTTATCACGCGTGAGGATTCCTATGAATGGTTTGCAACGGACGAAGCTAAAAAGTTCTTCGGACTCCATTCCATCGGCGTCGGCTCGACCGGGAATTTAGGCTTGAGCATCGGCATCATCAGCGCTGAACTCGGTTTCAAGGTCTCCGTCTATATGTCAGCGGATGCCAAAGGGTGGAAAAAAGAGCTGCTGCGGAAAAAGGGAGTTCGCGTCGTCGAATTCAGCGGCGACTTCAGTGAAGCGGTCACGGCAGGGCGCGAAGAGACGCTCCATCTGCCGAACGGCTATTTTGTCGATGACGAGAAATCCCGCGAATTGTTTCTCGGCTATAGCGTGGCGGCACTTCGTTTGAAACAGCAATTGGAACAAAAGAAAGTTCCGGTAGATAAAGAGCATCCGCTATTCGTCTACTTGCCATGCGGTGTCGGCGGGGCGCCAGGGGGCATCGCATTCGGGCTACGACACCTGTTCGGCGATCACGTCCATCCGGTGTTCATCGAACCGACGCATTCACCTGCCGTCTTGCTCGGTCTCATGACAGGCTTGAAGAGCGGCATCTGCGTCCAGGACATCGGCATCGACAATAGGACGGAGGCGGACGGGCTCGCAGTCGGCAGGGCATCAAGCTTCGCGTCCGCAAGTTCTGAACAATTGATATCGGGCATTGCGACGTTCGAAGACGAAGAGTTGTTTCCGCTGCTCGCCATGCTGAAAGATAGTGAAGAAATCAAAATCGAACCTTCCGCAGCAGCCGGATTTGCCGGGCCATTTATGATGGCAGCGACAAACTACGCTGAAGAACATGACATTGATGTGGAAAAAGCGACACATATCGTCTGGCTGACAGGAGGGGCACTCGTGCCCGAGGAAGAGATGGCCGGATTTTATGCAAGAGGGGTAAAGAAACTGAAACGATAG
- the pyrE gene encoding orotate phosphoribosyltransferase, translating to MKKQIAQQLLSIGAVELRPNDPFTWASGVKSPIYCDNRLTMSYPEVRKAIADGLAETIRREYPDAQVIAGTATAGIPHAAWVAERLDLPMVYVRSKPKGHGQSNLIEGKIEPGQKAVVIEDLISKGGSVLQAAQALQNAGFKVAGIAAIFTYGLPQAQQAIQEAGFTFHTLTDFPALVEQARESGAIAAEDLPMLSEWHEKLKAGALTS from the coding sequence ATGAAAAAACAAATCGCACAACAGCTATTATCAATCGGCGCGGTCGAGCTGCGCCCGAACGACCCCTTTACTTGGGCATCAGGCGTCAAATCGCCGATTTACTGCGACAATCGGCTGACGATGTCCTATCCGGAAGTCCGCAAGGCGATCGCTGATGGGCTCGCGGAAACGATACGCCGCGAGTATCCCGATGCGCAAGTAATTGCGGGAACCGCGACGGCGGGCATCCCGCATGCGGCATGGGTTGCCGAACGCCTCGATCTGCCAATGGTCTATGTACGTTCGAAACCGAAAGGCCACGGGCAATCGAATTTGATTGAAGGAAAAATCGAGCCAGGACAAAAAGCCGTCGTCATCGAAGACTTGATCTCCAAAGGCGGATCCGTGCTGCAGGCGGCACAAGCCTTACAAAATGCCGGCTTTAAAGTGGCTGGAATTGCTGCGATCTTCACTTACGGGCTGCCTCAAGCACAGCAAGCGATACAGGAAGCGGGATTCACCTTCCACACCTTGACGGATTTCCCGGCACTGGTTGAACAAGCCAGGGAAAGCGGAGCGATAGCGGCAGAGGATTTGCCGATGCTCAGCGAATGGCACGAAAAACTGAAAGCTGGCGCATTGACTTCATAA
- the pyrF gene encoding orotidine-5'-phosphate decarboxylase — MTSKPIIALDFPSKLDVEEFLSEFTEPLFLKVGMELFYQEGPELVQTLNHYGHDIFLDLKLHDIPNTVESAMRRIAELGVDMVNVHAAGGLAMMEAAKRGLAGSGTKLIAVTQLTSTSEEQMQQEQLISVSLEQSVLHYAKLAKQAGLDGVVCSVHEAKAIGVACGEDFLRVTPGIRPAASESHDQKRIATPKDAKAQGSTHIVVGRAITRSENPQKSYDYINGEWSGRL, encoded by the coding sequence CGATGTGGAAGAATTTTTATCGGAGTTCACGGAACCCTTGTTCTTGAAAGTCGGAATGGAATTGTTCTATCAGGAAGGGCCGGAACTCGTTCAGACATTAAATCATTACGGCCATGATATTTTCCTCGACTTGAAATTACACGATATCCCAAATACCGTTGAATCTGCCATGCGCCGCATCGCAGAACTCGGCGTCGATATGGTCAATGTCCATGCAGCGGGCGGCCTTGCCATGATGGAAGCCGCAAAACGTGGGCTTGCTGGCAGCGGGACGAAGTTGATCGCTGTGACGCAATTGACTTCGACCAGCGAAGAACAGATGCAACAAGAGCAATTGATTTCGGTGAGCCTGGAACAATCGGTCTTGCATTACGCGAAACTGGCGAAACAGGCAGGGCTTGATGGTGTCGTCTGTTCGGTCCATGAAGCGAAAGCAATCGGCGTGGCATGCGGCGAAGATTTCCTGCGCGTCACTCCGGGCATCCGCCCAGCTGCATCGGAAAGCCATGACCAAAAGCGCATCGCGACACCAAAAGATGCAAAAGCGCAAGGCTCGACCCATATCGTCGTCGGAAGAGCCATCACCCGCTCGGAAAACCCGCAAAAAAGCTATGACTACATCAACGGAGAATGGAGCGGTCGTTTATGA